From a single bacterium genomic region:
- a CDS encoding NAD(+) synthetase, translating into MALSDEISKWIKIEVEKAGAEGIVVGLSGGIDSAVTAALSKKAVGDNVLGLIMPCLSSIADE; encoded by the coding sequence ATGGCACTATCAGACGAAATAAGCAAATGGATTAAGATTGAAGTAGAAAAGGCAGGTGCTGAAGGCATAGTTGTAGGATTGAGTGGCGGAATTGATTCGGCGGTCACAGCGGCTCTATCAAAAAAGGCTGTGGGAGATAATGTTCTGGGGTTAATAATGCCCTGTCTTAGTTCCATCGCAGATGAAGA